From a single Sediminibacterium sp. KACHI17 genomic region:
- a CDS encoding carboxymuconolactone decarboxylase family protein, with amino-acid sequence MSTTTTRVFTIPTKAEVSQNNQSLFDNLQKGLGFVPNLYAYFAKSETALGDYLTLQNRKSSLRAKEREVINLVTSQINGCRYCQSAHTVIGKMNGFTDEQILEIRKGTASFDNKLDALAKFTTSVITNRGRATDESKNDFFAAGYTEANLIDVIIVVGDKIISNYIHNLTEFEIDFPVADAIE; translated from the coding sequence ATGTCAACGACCACAACACGAGTGTTTACGATTCCAACCAAAGCAGAAGTTTCTCAAAACAATCAATCTCTTTTTGATAACCTGCAAAAGGGGCTAGGCTTCGTTCCTAATCTGTATGCTTATTTCGCAAAAAGTGAAACAGCATTAGGCGATTATCTCACTTTACAAAACCGTAAAAGTTCTTTAAGAGCCAAAGAAAGAGAAGTCATCAATCTCGTCACCAGTCAGATCAACGGTTGCCGCTATTGCCAGTCTGCTCATACAGTTATAGGTAAAATGAATGGATTTACCGATGAGCAAATTCTAGAGATCAGAAAAGGAACCGCTTCATTTGACAATAAATTAGATGCCTTGGCAAAATTCACAACATCTGTAATAACCAACCGTGGACGAGCAACCGACGAAAGCAAGAATGATTTCTTCGCCGCAGGTTATACCGAAGCGAATTTGATTGATGTAATAATTGTTGTGGGGGATAAGATCATCAGTAATTATATTCACAATTTAACTGAATTCGAAATCGATTTTCCAGTTGCCGATGCGATTGAATGA
- a CDS encoding Crp/Fnr family transcriptional regulator, whose amino-acid sequence MINNQQIIDYVKRTVDLTDQEAVIFAASFREVKIKKRQFIVQPNFIVKNRNYVVKGAFRAYVVDDYGQDSTIAFAIEDWWITDYNSYILQKPATMFVIALEDSIILEISYEKEQMLKQSNHKFETFFRIRAERTAAFMQQRIISNLTQTAEERYDRFMERYPQIAERIPQYALASYLGMTTEFLSRIRNKKASKKS is encoded by the coding sequence ATGATAAATAATCAGCAAATCATTGACTACGTTAAAAGAACGGTTGATCTGACAGATCAAGAAGCTGTGATATTTGCTGCCTCTTTTCGAGAAGTGAAGATCAAGAAACGTCAGTTTATTGTTCAGCCAAATTTTATTGTTAAGAATAGAAACTACGTCGTCAAAGGGGCATTTAGAGCTTATGTAGTAGATGATTATGGTCAAGATAGTACGATTGCTTTTGCGATTGAAGACTGGTGGATCACAGATTATAACAGTTATATCTTACAAAAACCTGCTACCATGTTTGTGATTGCGTTGGAAGACAGTATCATTCTGGAGATATCCTATGAAAAGGAGCAAATGCTCAAACAATCCAACCATAAGTTTGAAACCTTCTTTCGAATTAGGGCAGAAAGAACTGCTGCTTTCATGCAACAGCGCATAATCTCTAATCTCACGCAAACTGCAGAAGAACGATATGATCGTTTTATGGAGAGGTATCCTCAGATTGCTGAAAGAATTCCCCAGTATGCTTTGGCTTCTTATTTGGGAATGACAACAGAGTTTTTATCAAGGATCAGAAATAAAAAAGCATCTAAAAAAAGTTGA